A region of the Amphiprion ocellaris isolate individual 3 ecotype Okinawa chromosome 22, ASM2253959v1, whole genome shotgun sequence genome:
aatacaacacatttggAATTACAGTGTCACATTTTCAGACTAACCTGCCACTCTGGAAACCGTAAAGGAGTTTGCGCTTTGATATTTTCTGACaagcaaaaatgcacaaaacaacatcaaTGTCATTATTTGCTTTTACTTTCAATATATTCCACCAATGTCACcatgaaatgtccttattattgTCTCACCCTAGTGACTGAACTCCATTCTTGTTGGATTTGATGAAAAACTCCTTTCTGCCTTGTCTtgtgacatccatccatcctccatcattATCTATGACACCAGCATGTAGACCAGCTCTGCACACACTCGATTGctgcaaaaaaacagacattttactgacaacatagttgacattttattttttcaattttttgtccTCTCTCCCCTTGTACCTTTCTGCAGGCATCCCTGACATCGGCGCAGCATGGTTTTGATCTGCGGTTACTGGCCTCGCTGACCtgcactgtgttttttgtttgttgtttctcaatgctcatcttttctctctccactcccctctcaccccaactggtcgaggcagatggccgcaCAACCTGACTCTGGTTCTGTCGGATGTTTCTTCctgataaaatacatattttttttcttcccactgttCCCATGTGCTTGCTCAAAGGGGAACTGCTGGGTTTCTCTACATAATATTGTAAGATCTTGAGCTGAGATCACTTATGTCATGATTTGATGTGttataaataaagctgaactGAACTAAGCAATCTTTCTGACGCAGTAGTTAAGAAATTACAACGTGCTTTTTGATCAAGCTGTTATTTGGCAGTGGCTATTGTTAGGACACACTCAGACTACAAATTATGGGATATGCCAAGCTCACAGTGCACAATAtcagcatgaaaacagactGACCCAAAAGACAAAGGGAGTTGGGAGCAACAGTGGTGCTTCAGGCATGGCAATTTATCTTTTGATCCTGTGTAGTGTAGCACAGTTGACAATAACCAATGCCACATCTTAGATGCCTCACGACATCCCATCAAAGAGACTAAGGTGAACACATCTTTTGTTACCTTCTCTTAAATCTTCCACAGCACCTCCATAACATTGAACAATTGAGTGTTCTTCTGTGGACAACATAGCAAAGTGAAAAATGGGCTAGAGGACAGacaaccaacattttttttcagtttctaggCAGCCAGAATCAAACACACAACTCTAGATTCTCCTGTTTTTTTACACTATTGTCTCTGGTAGTTGTTTATGATGATGCAGGTTGAGAAGCTAAGAGTGACCAGGGACCACTGTGCAATCTGTCAAATCTCTTGGCCAAGTCACAACAAGAATTTATGACTTGATAGTTGCCCAATCTGACCCAGTGACCAtcttataaaaaaatattgtgtcgTCTGAACCAGGCAATACTTAGACCACCAACTCACCATTTCAAAGTACACTGTCCCAACTACTTTCCCTGTAGCATGTAGGCATCCGGCTGGACACTCATATCTGTAGAATAATGCATAAAAACATGTGAATATGGACTGTTATTCTTCActgtgttttctgattttttaaaattatgtttcaTCCTCACTGTACCTATTGCATGGTGTTCCTTTACACTGATCCCGAAGCTTCGTGTCACAGGTCACTAGCTGAGCTGAAACGCATAAACACAAAGCACTGACGCAGATGACTAGTTTCTAAAAGCCTGAGCTGAGCGAAAACCCAGCGGAGACATTGTTGTGATGCTTCAAGGACCAAAGACAGGAATTCCTGCGACAAGGTTCAGGGTGGTCAGCAATACTGGAGGAAGTGTCTCATCTTACAAGCACAGGCCCCatgtgcagcagagaggaagccATTTAAAAACCACAGCGAGCCCCTCTCACCCTCCCCAACCCTTCTCAGCCAGccaaaaccaaacacacactcaggggATCAGGCTAAAATAGACCTCCCCTCCCTGCTCCAAAGAGTGACTTGCAATATTAACTACACTTCACAAAGTGTCAGGGTTAATCAGGGAGATGGCAGATAAAGGCTACAGAGCATCAAGGCAATTTAAGATAAAttgcaagaaaaatatttcCGGTCAAgatctatttttttaacacttgtTATCCGTTATTGCTTGCTCAACACTGAGGGGGAAGCTATTCTCAATTTCTTTGACCCAATTTTTCAAAGCAAAGTTTTCTTTACAGTACATATTGCGCTGGATTTCCACTCTCTGCCGCTCCCGCCCTTAAAACCATATACCCCCCCTCCATTTTGAGATGAAATTAGACCCAGAATAAACAGTTAAATGGCAGCTTACACATCTGCTGTGTGTTGACCACTTCATTCTTGTGCAGGTCCTCTGTGGGGGGCTTGGTGGGGGCTGGGGCGGGGGGACTGGGAGGCTCAGGCTTGGAGGCCCGGGACCGGGGCTTGGTAGTGCGGGGGGCCTCTGGCTCAATGaagttgttttcttctgtttcctcttGCGGAGGGTTAGAACTGTCATCTTCAACTAAAGTAACAAAAACAGGGTATGATGAGCAGTTATTCCCTCGAGCTTTCCTACTCTGTGTGGATCACGCATACCTTTGTAGCAGAGGTTGTCCTTGCATCCTCCTCCATAGCTGGGAGGACAGGCAGAGCAGGGGGTCCCATGTTTGTAAGGTGCATGACCCCACCAGTTTCCCCTGTTCAGGTGACAAAATAAGCAAGGATTAATGAACAGAATACACACTATTTAcacaaaattgacatttttatgctgttttaaTATCAAGTACACGTGAAAACACTTCAAATTCAGCTGTAATGATACTGTGATATGACATATTAAAGATTGTTGTCACTCTAATTCAGTGTGCTTACTTTGGTGAATAGTTGCAGACCAGATAAACAGCTTTCGCCCAAATCTGTCCCCACACATTCATGTTGTAACAGACGTTGACAGCACAGCCAATCCGACTGCTGGTGGCCCAGACCAGCTGcaaaacaatgacaagaatGACGGATATTGGAACACATGACTGACAGAAATGTGctctaaaaaactaaaatctttAAAAGGTATGCTCCAGATCTATCTACCTGTGTGTAATGGGTGCAAACCGGGCCAGAGCATCTGAAGGGACAGTAGGGATTACACTCCTGAGGATAAGGGAAGGAGTAGTCTTTCACTTCGTCATACCAAGCCTGCACATGGAACGTGGGTGGACGATACCTGGAGAGATCAGTTAGCAAACCCTTGATAACAATGTTCCAAACATATCTTTTATCTCTGTTGGTGTGGGTGTTGGCATAACACTGTTTTTCGCTTTATGCAAGCTCCAACTACACTCTCTAAATGatctaacacacacatactgtataatATGTGACCCTAAGTGCAAGAGCATACTTTTATAGTTTCTTATTATAATGCATACATGTGGCTTGCAAAGCAGCGCAAATGGTAAATTATGTGCCACCAAGCAGAGGGCGAGATGAGATGTCTTTGTGTGTAAAAACATAACGTCATTTGCACTACACTCAGCTATACAACAAACATATGCAGTTACCATCTACTGGGTAACACACTAGTGTACCACATCTGTCAAGACCGTTCAAAGTGGCAATCAAGCCGTTGTGCTCCGTAACCAAGGACACTGATCTGGCACCAGGTGTTGCTAGTTAATCTGATTAGAACCAAGCAGACATCTTGACTGTGGAGTGATATGATTAGATGTGGAACAAGAGTCTCTCATGTGAAGCAGCGCTGTTTTCTATCTCTATGGGAGACCGCGAACAAACAAAACACCTAAGAGTATGTATTGTGTGTGACTCCACTGGGCGTATACGCAGCAGTATATGTTTGTTGGCTGACAGGTGCTTACACAGTAGGTAAATACCACTGATGGTTGTGTAAATTAAATGCTCACGGCTGGTTGTCTGGGAAATGTAGCAAAATTATAGGATATCAGTATCCCCTCAGTATGAACGTGTCAGCATTAGGACTTGACTGAAATTGTTCTGCAAACTGTAATGAGTTGATACAGTCAATTTTTCAGAGCTAAATTGTTCACATGAAGCAAAACAGCACAGTCGATTGAGTATTGATTAATCAGCTATTCATTGATAAGGCTGCCTACTATTGGTTTAAGTAAACTGTTCAAAACTTCCGTCCCTACTTCAAATCCTTAAACATGCTGACTTCAAAAGGCCTAAAAATTTTTAACATCAACACTTGATAAACATGAAAGTCTACTTGTGTAAACTGTCCATACTGACTGATTGTTTACCTTCCCCAATGTGCCCCCAGATTCTGTCCGATCTGTGGTAGAAGGCTGGCCGGACCATGCTCCCACAGACACGTCTCTGCCCACTCCTCTGCTGTACGCTCCAACTCTGTGTCCCACACCTGCAGAGGAGGTAATATTTGTTACTTTTCTGGTATGAAATTTACAGTAATGGGTCATAAGACATAGCAATATCAGGTTAGATAACTG
Encoded here:
- the crispld1a gene encoding cysteine-rich secretory protein LCCL domain-containing 1; the protein is MRRVSLHWLRGVSLLLLLQTTTSMVMLPNSTGWQQILDKYLDEDGDWWEAKQRGKRAITDSDAQLILDLHNKLRSQVYPPASNMEYMVWDTELERTAEEWAETCLWEHGPASLLPQIGQNLGAHWGRYRPPTFHVQAWYDEVKDYSFPYPQECNPYCPFRCSGPVCTHYTQLVWATSSRIGCAVNVCYNMNVWGQIWAKAVYLVCNYSPKGNWWGHAPYKHGTPCSACPPSYGGGCKDNLCYKVEDDSSNPPQEETEENNFIEPEAPRTTKPRSRASKPEPPSPPAPAPTKPPTEDLHKNEVVNTQQMSQLVTCDTKLRDQCKGTPCNRYECPAGCLHATGKVVGTVYFEMQSSVCRAGLHAGVIDNDGGWMDVTRQGRKEFFIKSNKNGVQSLGKYQSANSFTVSRVAVKAITCETTVAQLCPYEKPAKHCPRLYCPRNCLEENPRISRVIGTRIYSDKSSICRAAVHAGVIRNDMGGYIDVMPVDKRKHYIASYQNGIFSESLQNPPGGKAFRVFAVI